In the Salvia miltiorrhiza cultivar Shanhuang (shh) chromosome 8, IMPLAD_Smil_shh, whole genome shotgun sequence genome, atatatatataaaaagatttAACCATTTATTTCACTTGtaacaattttaataattttgttaaaattcATGTCTAGCGTACAATAagatgtttatttatttgtgtaatttattaaaaaaatatttaaccatTTATTTTGCTAAAACTCATGTCTAGcgtgtaataattttttttttttttgtggaatgatgaaatatataaaatataaatattatatatgtgtATCTCATGCATCACCCGCGCGGAGATTAGTGTTAGTAGTCTatactactccatccgtccgccaagattatgtaaaaattactatatttggcgtccgccaagattatgtcactttccttttatggaaatggtcccaccatcctctttaatattttatccttactaacactctttatttacaaaaaatccactcaaaattcaatctcaaccacacatctcataaagtggtgggaccctttctccactacatcaaaatcatcatcaattttattaaatctcgtgtccaagcaattttacataattttggcggacggagggagtaatagaaaaagagcctaacaCAGTCTAACCCACAACTTGTAGATTACATATTTTACCCTTgttatacatttattattatatttataaaatataaatctattttgatatacatttatttgtcacccaaatttataaagaatactttatatttatagctattgataaggtttataaataaatatatttatttaataaattatctaataaaagtaatgaattaatatttttttaaaaataaaagattatcaattaaaataatatcaattatataaAGCGATTTTAACTTTTTAGCtgcatttaatttaatatgtggCTGTCTATTTCGAACATACTTTGTCTATATATCATACGATAGTTTTGGTTCATTTTGTGATCAATATTTGATGTGGGATCCTCATATATTGGTGGCACGTCTTATCAACTTGCTAGTAAATGCAACGTCCTACTACATGATTTCACTCagatttttttctctttttcatttttcagctGTCGGTAGCTAAAAGAAGGTAAATTTAAATTGGAAAATTAGGATTAATCTACCATAAAAGATGGGTTTGTTTTgagatataaaaaatactagGTAATAAACTTCATTTACCACCTGCttcgtttgctttgatgtattAAAAGTGTTGACCGCTACATTTAACATCTAATGGCATGTTTGATATgagtttataggtaggataaattaaattaatacagattagtgtgatgtttgatatcatgtgcagttaatatggtcaactcctacttaatcctacttctccatgctattttgtgggattaacccatactaataatccgcccaccccccctaggataaatttaatactgagaagttggataaaaattctgctacccttcctcacgcatatcgatgcaaatgctcaagtaatggtggacacacatgatatttttaaaattatgtgaggatagttttgatattagataatataatccaacataatcccatggatatcaaacataatataggattaagtagctatgatatcaaacacccatgaaataatataaatccacactaatccacactaatttctcaagataattttaatcctaatcaatcctaaactgcaaatcaaacggcccctaaGTGAAATGTTTCTTCACCCAACATACATGATTAATTTTTGACTATCTTTCCTCCAACGGggttaaggggggtgtattggtTGTAGAGGTTGTAGGATTTTTTTGGACTTTGAAAGTATGAGGATATTCAATCtgaaacttttaaaagtctttaaaaatctagaggtattcaatatgaattttaaaaagttttaaaaaatcctTAAATATCCAAAAGTCTGTGAATTTTAGAACTCTATGAATTTTGATGGATTCTCCTTTAAAAGTATAAAGAGAGAAATCTCAACTTATCACACGAGATTTCTGTGGATAACCAAAATCTCACCTCGTTACTGCAAATGGATAAAACAAAGagcaaaataattaaaaactaaacatttatttaaactaaaaaataaaaaatagtgaaaaaattggtggaagaagagagagaatgaaTAAAAGGAAAAACTCATTACCCAGCTGTACAATTTATAACAAATTAGACAAGCATATTACATTTCTCCACATGTTTGAAAAACTCATTATTATTCCCAGCTGTACAATTTATAACAAATTGGACAATTATATTACACTAGTGCgcaacccgtcgaatttcgacgggaaattattttaacttattatataaattatttttaaatttatataatttaagataatatagttgaaattatattaatttgaatcatattccttAATTGAATGTTAACCTTttattagaataataaatattctttttatgtagatttttatttaataatattttgaaaaatgtatcgatattgaaaattttatttcatttgagcatcatctcgtctgaaccttgtaggatcatatcataatctaaatttcggaagacgacaactaacgtttgaacatcagacttttgagtatcatctcgtctagaccttaaaatacaaaaaatgaacttttatgcgtcaagtttttttaacatcactatctggagctttaaaaatcaaagttgacttgtgagattgtatgatttggagcttctaacatcataactaacttgtaaacatcattttgtatggaacttgaaaaaatcttgacaaacttttatgcattattagttctaaatattataattgggttccaagaatcatctcgtttggagtttaaaaaaataaatttaacttgtgagtatcatctcatttgaactttgaatgaccacaattaagttacaagaattatcttgtgtgtagctttaaagatcattatcatctttagcttgtaagatcataactaacttctaaacatactcttgtatgcagcttgaaaaatattgacaattttttgtgcattatttcatttggagcttgaaatatcataattgagtttcgagcatcatttcgtttgaaatttgaaagaataaaatgaactcgtgaacattaattatcttcaaatcttgagtttcgagcgtcattccgtctgaaaattgaaagaataaaattgactcgtgaacattatcttgtttgaagtttgaaagaccataactaagttttgaaaatcatctcgtgtgtagcttaagaaagttgacacgagattcaaattgtattaatttatttagtaatttaattgataaattttcataaaaaatctatgttgaatccaaaatttatttttaaaattttatacaaaatatattattttataatcaaattaaattgaagaaataatttacttaatcaaaccaatttattttttcaaattaaattaattagaccatgtatttaattaaataaattttgtcaaattaaattgacaaaacaattcaaattgtattagtctcaatcattccgccaattaaatgtaaatttttaatttggagagcaagagcttattcttgtataagttttattttggtgaaatcttataaaaatacttaatGTGAAATGAGgagatttatatgaattcttcactcgattgagattattataaatttgatacatgattaaagatttctaatatattttaacatcatatcctctattgttctttatttaaattcttcatttatgcattactaatttcataatttatctattattattattattattattattattattattattattattattattattattattattattattattgtagtaatggacaaacagaaacaaataaaatttgcagaaatgaaaaatatatttttattccctatataaataaaatgtatggatttattttataaaaaataaaaataaaattttaattattttgatagacataaaataagattttgttttaaagtaatcagtttacagaatttgtgccttattatgcaaacatgtaaatcaatgaccggacccgtttataatttacatatacgtgcatgtctcaattcaaacttaatttaaaattatttttattgaaaattaagaatataaatattatatatatatacatatatatatatattatattcatataatataatatattgcaacatatatataatatgtacgctattgagaaatataaaattaataacaaatatacatctaatcactaacattcaattaaaataatttatcgtatatagattataatttttttcttatcaaacatgtaaatctaatttttatctagaaaaaataaataataaaatttattaatttagattatatgtaatgttaatattattatatatatacatttattattaattatatttattatgattaatgaatctttatatagaatgtaatagttaattaattaataaatgatgaagattatacatggtaaattttgaaatggtgagattttagatatgccacataggttaaggcttaatcctattatataatagattttCCACATGTTTGGAGTTGGAATTTAAACATTTATTCAAACTCAATTTTGATCGAAGACTTTTAAATTCGATTGTtgggtgcgttctctttagCTGTtcatttatcatggaaaaatgaagcataaacaaaatttcacctttaaatcatttctttctattttcacatttcctacttgacctttactcattcctcatttacacactacaaaggagagataatattatcacaccattttcggagggataatataataaaaagagaacgcacccttattCGTTCGTTTTCTATTGTCGAAACCACCCTTAGAGCAAAGGCTTAAACGAACCCCCAACTTGTCCATaaaactaggggtgagcatcggttcggttcggtgcaaaaccgaaccaaaaactcaaaaccgaaaatcgaaccgatggttaaaattgaaaccgaaccgcaccaattgggggtctggaaccgaaccgataaaaccattggtttcggttcggttcggtgaacCGAacgatgcaattttttttattttatgtttttcgaaaataccaattaaaaattataaaataatataaaatacacaaatttcaaatgtcaaatgaacacaacatgaacatgataaataattatatattataattttgaattagggttttaggtttaggttaaaaaattacaaaaataattatatattataaaataattatatataaataaaatattaataggtatcggttcggttcggtttaaaaccgaaccaaaaaatgGAAACCGATACCAAACtgaaaattttcggtttttacttttcaaaaccgaaccgaaaaccgaaccaatagaattgggaccgaaccgcaccaattcggttcggttcggttttcagtgtcggttcggtttctTCTCACTCCTACATAAAACCATAAACTCACCCATGTTTCATATACGACGATGCCCAAAAATAACATCgcccaaaataaaaaacattaaaaaacaAAGACGATCGACGAGGAATAAGCCCAACAACAGGACTTGCTCTCAACCCCACATGAACAACAAACCTAAAGAGCATAATTGAGTAATATTATCAATTTTGTCATCACACATCCGACAATTGAGTCAAGAGTCGGTGCAATGGAGATAGAGCTTCCCAATATAAAATgtgaaaatataaaatgacaATATAAAATGACGATTCGTAAAATAACTTTCAAAATCCCTTAATTAATTTTGAGTTACCCAAATAAGATGAATGTAAATCTTAGAAGACTCTGATTTACTACAAATGGCAAGATTAGATCTTAAATGAAACTGTTCAAAGTTCGGATTGAATTTGTAATAATGGCCACTGATTAAGATTTAATCTACAATTATCTCATATttaattagaaaaagaaaaatagcaacACAAAACCACCACCAATTCATTCTTCACTTTAATATTTTGAAAGAGACGAGTCACTAGATTTCGTTTTATTAGTTTTGTATTATCGCTAAAAGATAAATTGGGCCATCAACACTAAATAAAGTGAACTTGTCTATAGCAACCAGCAGCACATGAcccccaaaataaataaataaataaataaacagagtAACTCCATGTGATGagtagtttttatttattttgtccAATTACAATTTTCACAACGATTTATAATAGATACCTATTTCCAAAGGAATAAATTCACAGCCCCTGATTAGCACTTTCAATCAAAAGAAAAGTGTAATCACTCATATCACTGAGAAATCTTTTATCAAAGATATATAGAACAAGATCGATTTGCATCATATCTAAGGTTACAggttttcttaaaataaaatcgaagaagaagaagaagaagaaggttacAAGAAGTAAGCCACAGCTCAAAAGATTGACCATCACTATACATCACAACACAATGCAAGGGTGGAATGCAGCAGTTTCGAGGCCGAAGATCGAGATCAAGATCAAGAAAGCAAGAACTTCCAATATTAGCTCGTGGATCACAGGGGTTTCCGATTGAACAAGACAAAGAAGTTTTACAGTTCTTACTATTTTGCATCATCAGTTGCAGTCTTCATACCTCAAAACTTAGACACACGGAAAGCATCCCTTCTATCCTTACAAAGAGATTATTTTCCGATGCAAATGCTCTCCGGTTGAACCGGCTTCTCCATCGTGATCATGGAAAATGAGGGTCAGAACTCCGACTAAACATAGAACTGATCCCACAAGAAGCTTGTCATAGCGTTCCACCCAGTGGAACTTGAGCTGACTCGCACCGTAGAATGAGAGGGCCACTAGTGATGTCATTACAGTTATCGTGCTGCAATGTAATACCGTAACATGTTAAGGCTGCATTGTATATAGTATTTTGCTGGATTGCAGATAAATTTCTAACTAAGATTAAATAGCATGAATTCCATGATAAAAAATCCTTATTGTGATTAACAAATTCTAATTGGGGATTAATAAACCCTAATTAGAGATTGATGAGCCCTAATGACATTTAGTTGAGGTGGATGCACACAACTTTTTGCCATTCAAGAAAAGTACTGGAGGGAGGGGACCCTTTTTCCCCTCATTATTACTCCAAGCCAGAAAATTCTCAACATGCAACCTCAAATACTTCGATGACGGGCTTTTGGCTAAAAATATTAACAAGCTGGTATGATTTTTATCAGCGTGAAGTTCCTCAGAGCAAGAAGAGTCGAAACTTTAAAACTACAAAGGTTGCGTCATAAACTACATATTGGTCAGACAGATTGAATAACTAAGTGATTTGATCTCTTTCAAGGAATTGTAAGAATTGCAGATAAAAGGAAAGGAGAATCATCACTCAACCGGAAGATCCATAAGCATGAACCAAAATGCCTAATATTTTCACATTGTATTATGACCACAACTAAATAAGTGAggttaatattttattttgaaaccaTAAGTTGAACTAACCCCTAGGTGCTGCTAGATGAAAAAATTGTGGTTATAATAAAGTTTGACAACAAAGAAAAGGCAAAAGCTAGAAATTAAACAACATATTCATTACCTGAATAACAGGACTATGATAGCAAGCACCATCATCGAGGATGAGTTTCCAACAGCAAGAAATACTGGAAGAGTGGTTGCACAAGGAGACAATGCAGGGACGAGAACAAGACCAGCAACAGCCATTTTTTCCATAGGTTGATTGTGAGAATGGCTATGACCACCCTTTCCAGCCAGGAACAACACGATGTAACCACCACCAAGAAAAACGAGCAACAAAGATGCAAGTTTATGTACAGTTTCCTCTCCTGCTATAGTGTTTGTTATGGTGACTGCTGTTATGCCGAGTAGCGAAGTGGACAGGACATGCAATACTGCTCCAAATGCAGCTGCAAACAGACAAACAATTAGCGCTCACCACCATTGTAGTCACAACTCACAATTGTAGAAAAGGCACTGAGATGCCTTGACTTTGCAAGGACCTAAAGCGCGGAGATAAAACGGCACCCAGTCAAATACTAATAAGTAAGGAAATTAAGATTTCAAAGTCAGTATGTAGGTAAAGGACTAATTCTATCACTTCCAAAATAAGTAAGAAATGACGGTACAGTATAATAACATGAGACGTCTCTTAAGTTAACAACACAGCCGTTTCATTTCTCAAGAAATGCGTATTACTAAATTTCATTGTTCAATTAAAATTTAGGCAAAAGCATGAATGCATCTAGACGCACACTGCATCCACCCTAATGAAACTCAATAAGGGCTCATCAATCCTTAATTAGGGTGGATGCACCGTACATCCGGATGTACCAAAGTGTGCCTCTTAAATTTATGCTTATGAATGCTATCAAACTAGTAGTTCCTGACCAGCAAGTATGTTGATGGGATGCGGGCATTTCAGGTGAATTATCGATACAAAATTCAGTAGGGGTATAGATATACGTCCAAGAGACTGGCAAAATTCCTAAATAAGGGGGTTTAGAGACACAAACGATTCTATTCTTCCAAAACATAATGCAACCAGATCACCTTACTACATTTTACAAACAAGTCCAACAATAAATAACACAAACAACACTTTGCAAAACCCAATTCATCAATTCCTGTTGCAGAAATTCTCATTGAATCCAGATTGGCTTAACAAAACAACAGTATGCTTCACACACTTCCATTATGCTATTTCTTAATCCTGTAAAATCTCAACTCCGACTACCCACTTAGCCCAATTTAAAGGTAAGTAGGGGTTCAGTCGCAGCCAATTATGAGATTAATTAAACCAATTCAACTTAAACTTTCGAACACAAGCAAAAACACGCAATCACACACAATTCCAGCAAAAATCATGACCCTCAAAGTTCCCTTTTTTCCCTTGCCAAGACCAAACAATGGCATCTGGATCTCGCAAAACCCCAGTAAATCACTTACTAACGAGAAGAGTGCGAGAAAGCGTCCATTTCTGAGCGCGGCCGACAATGGAAAACGGCAGCCAGTGAGTCGGGATGAAGGAGTGCAGCAGCGAGACGGTGGCTATGCCGCCGATCGTCGACAAGTCCTCCGCCGTAAATCCGCCCTCCATTTCCTATTGTCTTCACCTTTAACCTGGATCGCGAGTTCACAAAATTCAATCAACTTTGCGGTGCATATGTATAACACGATTTACAGAGTTGTTTTGCAGGGAGATCAGATTCaggtagagagagaaaatgccTTCCGAATTACTACAATTTTCGTTTTTAGGTGCAAAATATGGTAAAGGCAGATGCATCAACCAAAGTTATAAAGACATCACTGCCCTTAaaactttcttcttctttttttatatcattattattattattattattattattattattattattgtctaGGAATATGatcataacaaaaataaaataaaaatcaaatgcttgctataaaattataatctcactaaaacaaacataaagttctataaaatactccctccgtcccattggaCTTGTCCCATTTGAtttcggcacggttattaaggagagtattagtagtgttaagtgtgtagataaagtaggagagagaaagtgataaagtgataaagtaggagtgttatttatataaatgagacaagatcaatgggacaaacaaaaaaggaatacaggacaagatcaatgggaaggagggagtaagtaataaaaatcaaatgctGGCTTGAACACATGGAATCTAGCCAAAATTGGTATCAAATGCACTCTAAATGGAGTAGAAAATCCATGTTGTTCAACTTTTGCAAGTTGGATTATTTATCAACAAAACAAACTTTAAAGATGTAAGCATATCT is a window encoding:
- the LOC131000311 gene encoding uncharacterized protein LOC131000311, which translates into the protein MEGGFTAEDLSTIGGIATVSLLHSFIPTHWLPFSIVGRAQKWTLSRTLLVTAFGAVLHVLSTSLLGITAVTITNTIAGEETVHKLASLLLVFLGGGYIVLFLAGKGGHSHSHNQPMEKMAVAGLVLVPALSPCATTLPVFLAVGNSSSMMVLAIIVLLFSTITVMTSLVALSFYGASQLKFHWVERYDKLLVGSVLCLVGVLTLIFHDHDGEAGSTGEHLHRKIISL